CAAAGGCCTTGTGCTGATAAGCGCGAACCACGTCGGTAACAAATTGTTCAGCGTGGATATAGCGGATATTGGCTCTTGGATTCTTTTCCCGCAGTTGATTGCCTATTGCCTGAACCAGATGGGTTTTTCCCAATCCGGTTGCGCCATATACAAACAGCGGGTTATAAGCTTGCCCGGGATTCTCCGCGACCTGGGATGCAGCGGCACGCGCAAATTGATTGGCCTTGCCGCCAACAAAGCTGTTGAAAGTAAAAGTTGGGTTAAGACGATGTTCAGGCGTGCGTAAGGGGGCGGTTGTTGGAACGGAGGTGAAATTGGCGTTATGGATTACCGGCACTTCGGCCTCGTCTAACTTGATGGTGTCCCTCGGAAAAACGTCAGTGGTACCGATGTCCGCCTCTTCGAGTGCGAGGTCAACGCGAACTGGGCGCGCAAAGTATTTTTCGCCTGCATGCTCAATTTGCGTAAGTACCCGATCCTTTACCCATTGCAGCACATAACGATTGGGGGCCACCAGCGTGAAGTTATCGCCATCCTGTTCCCACCGGAGGGGTTTTATCCACGTGGTGAACTGATGTTGCGACAACTCTTGTTTAAAAACGTCGACGCAAGATAACCAAAACGGGTGCATGAAGGGACCGGAAGGAACGAAAAAGGGGAGAGATTGAAACGAAAGAAAACAACGGCGGTGCAGATAGCGAATTTTACCCTTTTTTGTGTTTCACGTTGCGACTTATCCACAAGCGGAATGCGTCTGGCATGGTCAATTTCGTGTGCGCCAGTGGGAACATGGTGGAAGCGGTTACGGGCCAAAGCGGGGGACAGGGCCGGTGGTATTTTCTTGACCAAGCGTATGAAAAAACAGGATAATGCTCAGTTCTTTTGGTTGGGTGCTTGGCATTCGGCCGGAACAATGTCACTGTCCCTTAAAAACGAGAACCATCATGAAACGTACTTATCAACCTTCCGTTGCCCGTCGCAAGAAAACCCATGGCTTTCTAGTTCGCATGAAAACTGCCGGAGGACGCGGTGTTATCAATGCCCGCCGCGCGAAGGGTCGCGCCCGCATCGCCGTATAGTCGAAACCAGCCGCTCGAATCCCGTATTAGTACTGCAAACGTGTCATCCGCGTTTCCCTCCGCAAAACGGTTGGATCAGGCTGGCGTGCTTGCATTACTTAAGCGCGGCAAGCGCCTGAATCGGACTAATTTTGAGTTGAGAGTACTCAACGTTTCTGCGGTTGCGGTGGCTGGCGAAAGCAAAATTGCTATTTCGATCCCCAAACGATTGCTCAAATCTTCAGTCGCCAGAAACAGGATTAGGCGGCTGGTGCGAGAGGGGTTCAGGATCCATAGTATTGCGGCGGCACCATTGCACATGCTTGTCAATTACAAAGCCAGGAATGATGGGCGGGATGCGACCGTGCGGAGCAATCTTCGCGTGGAGCTTGCAACCCTATTCGATGACGCTGTCCATGGCATGCTGACCGTACATGTGGACAATACTCCCGTGCGTGCCGGGTAATGTCGCCGTTGGCCTGGCTACTGACCGGGGTGGTTCGCACCTATCAGTATCTGCTTAGTCCCCATTTTGGGTCACAATGCCGCTTCACGCCGACGTGTTCACACTACGCGATTGGTGCGTTGAGAAAGCACGGTGCTTTTCGGGGTGGGTACCTAACAACGCGGCGTGTATTGCGTTGCCATCCCTGGCAGCCGGGTGGATACGACCCAGTCCCCTGACAAGAAGAAGCGACGGGCAACCGCGATCTAGCATTTCAATTTGTCAAACCGAGTTTTATCGAGAGCTTATGGATACGCAACGAATTATTGCGCTGGTTGTTTTCATGTTTAGCGGCATGCTTTTATGGCAAGCTTGGGAAAAACATGGGCAACCCGCAAGGTCGACGACTCAATCGGCAACACAGGCTCAATCAGGCGTCCCAGTACCAGCAGTTGGCAAGGATGCCGTTGCTGTACCGATTCCCACGGTGCCGCTTGGGCCGGCTGCCGGTGCATCAAATCCAAGCGCGCCGGTATTGGCAATCCCGTCGACGGGCACGAGGATTTCTGTCACAACAGACACGCTAAGGGTCGAACTTGACACACAGGGGGGCGACGTGCGTCAAGTGACGCTGCTAAAGCATCCAGCG
The Betaproteobacteria bacterium genome window above contains:
- a CDS encoding ribonuclease P protein component; its protein translation is MSSAFPSAKRLDQAGVLALLKRGKRLNRTNFELRVLNVSAVAVAGESKIAISIPKRLLKSSVARNRIRRLVREGFRIHSIAAAPLHMLVNYKARNDGRDATVRSNLRVELATLFDDAVHGMLTVHVDNTPVRAG
- the yidD gene encoding membrane protein insertion efficiency factor YidD is translated as MAWLLTGVVRTYQYLLSPHFGSQCRFTPTCSHYAIGALRKHGAFRGGYLTTRRVLRCHPWQPGGYDPVP
- the rpmH gene encoding 50S ribosomal protein L34, which codes for MKRTYQPSVARRKKTHGFLVRMKTAGGRGVINARRAKGRARIAV